In Salana multivorans, a single genomic region encodes these proteins:
- a CDS encoding exonuclease SbcCD subunit D → MRILHTSDWHIGRTFHGHSTDQHLELVLTALAESVRELAVDVVVVAGDVFDHSAPKADAFALLNRAVGRLREAGAVVVLTSGNHDGPARLGHLAEFAARGGVHVRTSLASLGEPVMIDATGADGAADGDAGPVAFYGLPYLHPALLAAEHPEFTGTTHAEALDFAMGLVRADHELRGGRWVVAAHCFAQNLAADEDAGRDARTSDAAEPVRETREDGGLTEERDITRGGLDLVPVSVFDGPDYVALGHIHGRTTFSPRVRYSGAPLRFSFGERDKPRGAWLVELGEPGGGDDGRAALTVEWLDLPVPREVARLRGTLAELLAPGAHEDARDAWVEVVLTDDVLPHEAMRSLRERYPYAVTLAHRPTHASRPEARSYAERVRGRSETELVEEFLVFVRGGAGSSAAEREVLAEAIALRDATEAAR, encoded by the coding sequence ATGCGGATCCTCCACACCTCCGACTGGCACATCGGGCGGACCTTCCACGGTCACTCGACGGACCAGCACCTCGAGCTGGTGCTGACTGCCCTGGCTGAGTCGGTGCGGGAGCTGGCGGTCGACGTCGTGGTCGTGGCGGGGGACGTGTTCGACCACTCGGCGCCGAAGGCCGACGCCTTCGCGCTGCTCAACCGGGCCGTCGGGCGGCTGCGTGAGGCCGGGGCCGTCGTCGTCCTCACCTCCGGCAACCACGACGGGCCGGCGCGGCTCGGTCACCTCGCCGAGTTCGCCGCCCGCGGCGGCGTGCACGTGCGGACCTCGCTGGCGTCGCTCGGCGAGCCGGTGATGATCGACGCGACGGGTGCGGATGGTGCGGCCGATGGCGACGCGGGGCCGGTCGCGTTCTACGGGCTGCCCTACCTGCACCCGGCGCTGCTGGCGGCCGAGCACCCCGAGTTCACGGGGACGACGCACGCGGAGGCGCTCGACTTCGCGATGGGCCTGGTGCGCGCCGACCACGAGTTGCGGGGCGGCCGGTGGGTGGTCGCCGCCCACTGCTTCGCGCAGAACCTGGCGGCGGACGAGGACGCCGGCCGCGACGCGCGGACGAGCGACGCCGCGGAGCCGGTGCGCGAGACGCGCGAGGACGGCGGGCTCACGGAGGAGCGGGACATCACGCGGGGCGGTCTCGACCTCGTCCCCGTCTCGGTGTTCGACGGGCCGGACTACGTCGCGCTCGGGCACATCCACGGCCGGACGACGTTCTCACCCCGCGTGCGCTACTCGGGCGCGCCGCTGCGGTTCTCCTTCGGCGAGCGGGACAAGCCGCGCGGGGCGTGGCTCGTCGAGCTCGGGGAGCCCGGTGGTGGCGACGACGGCCGGGCGGCGCTCACGGTCGAGTGGCTCGACCTCCCGGTGCCGCGCGAGGTGGCGCGCCTGCGGGGCACGCTCGCCGAGCTGCTCGCCCCCGGGGCGCACGAGGACGCCCGGGACGCCTGGGTCGAGGTCGTCCTGACCGATGACGTGCTGCCGCACGAGGCCATGCGCAGTCTCCGCGAGCGGTACCCCTACGCCGTCACGCTGGCTCACCGTCCAACCCACGCGTCCCGGCCGGAGGCCCGCAGCTACGCCGAGCGGGTGCGCGGCCGCTCCGAGACCGAGCTGGTGGAGGAGTTCCTCGTCTTCGTGCGGGGCGGGGCCGGGTCGAGCGCCGCGGAGCGCGAGGTGCTCGCCGAGGCGATCGCGCTGCGGGATGCGACGGAGGCCGCCCGATGA
- a CDS encoding MazG-like family protein, which yields MTPTEKLVALSRWIDAPNAHRDPEAQAWSRIAKVSEENGEVVAAFIGAIGQNPRKGVTHTREDVVEELLDVALTALAAVEHLRGHDGAALDLLDDKLDRVAARAGVVTDQPADAARAARPRPEGAA from the coding sequence GTGACCCCGACCGAGAAGCTCGTCGCGCTGTCCCGATGGATCGACGCGCCCAACGCGCACCGCGACCCCGAGGCGCAGGCGTGGAGCCGGATCGCCAAGGTGTCGGAGGAGAACGGCGAGGTGGTCGCGGCCTTCATCGGCGCGATCGGCCAGAACCCCCGCAAGGGCGTGACGCACACGCGGGAGGACGTCGTCGAGGAGCTGCTCGACGTGGCCCTCACGGCGCTCGCGGCCGTCGAGCACCTGCGCGGGCACGACGGTGCCGCGCTGGACCTGCTCGACGACAAGCTCGACCGGGTGGCCGCGCGAGCCGGCGTCGTCACCGACCAGCCAGCCGACGCCGCGCGGGCGGCCCGGCCCCGACCCGAGGGAGCAGCATGA
- a CDS encoding S-(hydroxymethyl)mycothiol dehydrogenase codes for MPRRSRGVIARAKGAPVELVTIEVPDPGPGEAVVRVLACGVCHTDLHYREGGIGEDFPYLLGHEAAGIVEEVGDGVTQVAPGDYVVLNWRAVCGQCRACARGRPQYCFATHNATQRMTIADGPDAGTALSPALGIGAFTDYTLVAAGQCTTVDPAAAPEVAGLLGCGVMAGLGAAINTGAVGRGDSIAVIGCGGVGMAAVVGARLAGAGTIIAVDVDRRKLDRALELGATHTVDGREVDVVEAVRELTGGHGADVVVDAVGRPETWRQAFYARDLAGTVVLVGVPTPEMRIPDIPLLDVFGRGGALTSSWYGDCLPSRDFPMLIDLYLQGRLPLDAFVTETTGIDGVEAAFERMHGGDVLRSVVVLDREHDGERAGVPA; via the coding sequence ATGCCACGTCGTTCCCGCGGGGTGATCGCCCGGGCCAAGGGCGCGCCCGTCGAGCTCGTCACGATCGAGGTCCCCGATCCCGGGCCCGGCGAGGCCGTCGTCCGGGTGCTCGCGTGCGGGGTCTGCCACACCGACCTGCACTACCGCGAGGGCGGCATCGGGGAGGACTTCCCGTACCTCCTGGGGCACGAGGCGGCCGGGATCGTCGAGGAGGTGGGCGACGGCGTCACGCAGGTGGCGCCGGGCGACTACGTCGTGCTCAACTGGCGCGCGGTCTGCGGCCAGTGCCGCGCGTGCGCCAGGGGCCGACCGCAGTACTGCTTCGCCACCCACAACGCCACGCAGCGGATGACGATCGCCGACGGCCCGGACGCGGGCACCGCCCTCTCCCCGGCGCTCGGGATCGGGGCGTTCACCGACTACACGCTGGTCGCCGCCGGTCAGTGCACGACGGTCGATCCGGCCGCCGCGCCGGAGGTCGCCGGCCTGCTCGGCTGCGGCGTCATGGCCGGCCTGGGCGCCGCGATCAACACGGGCGCCGTCGGGCGCGGCGACTCGATCGCCGTCATCGGCTGCGGCGGCGTCGGCATGGCGGCCGTCGTGGGAGCCCGGCTCGCCGGGGCGGGCACGATCATCGCCGTCGACGTCGACCGGCGGAAGCTGGACCGGGCGCTCGAGCTGGGCGCGACGCACACCGTCGACGGGCGTGAGGTCGACGTCGTCGAGGCGGTCCGCGAGCTGACCGGCGGCCACGGCGCCGACGTCGTGGTCGACGCGGTCGGCCGGCCCGAGACCTGGCGGCAGGCGTTCTACGCGCGCGACCTGGCCGGGACCGTCGTCCTCGTCGGCGTGCCGACGCCGGAGATGCGCATCCCCGACATCCCGCTGCTCGACGTGTTCGGCCGCGGCGGCGCGCTCACGTCCTCGTGGTACGGCGACTGCCTGCCGAGCCGCGACTTCCCGATGCTCATCGACCTCTACCTGCAGGGCCGGCTGCCGCTCGACGCGTTCGTCACGGAGACCACGGGCATCGACGGCGTCGAGGCGGCGTTCGAGAGGATGCACGGCGGCGACGTGCTGCGCAGCGTCGTCGTCCTTGACCGCGAGCACGACGGCGAGCGGGCGGGGGTCCCGGCATGA
- a CDS encoding MBL fold metallo-hydrolase — protein MTARIDHGTSSGTFSLDGETFDVENNVWVVGDDTECLVIDAPHSVEDVLAVVGDRRVVAIVCTHAHDDHVRQAPALREATGAPILLHPADEPVWRLTHPDVDPDAGLADGQLIAIGGTELTVLHTPGHTPGAVCLHAPDLGVVLTGDTLFNGGPGATGRSFSDADLIVDSIRRILFALPDGTLVLTGHGDSTTIGAEALALGR, from the coding sequence ATGACCGCCCGGATCGACCACGGCACGAGCTCGGGCACGTTCTCGCTCGACGGCGAGACGTTCGACGTCGAGAACAACGTCTGGGTGGTGGGCGACGACACCGAGTGCCTCGTGATCGACGCCCCGCACTCCGTTGAGGACGTGCTCGCCGTCGTCGGGGACCGCCGCGTCGTCGCCATCGTGTGCACGCACGCGCACGACGACCACGTGCGCCAGGCCCCGGCCCTGCGCGAGGCGACGGGCGCCCCGATCCTCCTGCACCCGGCCGACGAGCCGGTCTGGCGGCTCACCCACCCCGACGTCGACCCCGACGCCGGGCTCGCCGACGGGCAGCTGATCGCGATCGGGGGGACGGAGCTGACGGTGCTCCACACCCCCGGGCACACACCCGGCGCGGTGTGCCTGCACGCGCCGGACCTCGGCGTCGTGCTCACGGGCGACACCCTGTTCAACGGCGGTCCGGGGGCGACCGGCCGGTCGTTCTCCGACGCGGACCTCATCGTCGACTCGATCCGCCGCATCCTGTTCGCCCTGCCGGACGGGACGCTCGTCCTCACCGGGCACGGCGACTCGACGACGATCGGCGCGGAGGCGCTCGCGCTGGGTCGCTGA
- a CDS encoding ABC transporter permease, whose amino-acid sequence MLKVALRGIRAHLVRFLMSLLAVALGVAFVAGSFALRAMLSGTFDQIVDASTPADVYVRVAPQGSGDGGDPDAADGGSGDAGGSGMAALAGAAAPVPPEAQAVVEAVPSVAQVLPEVQGSLVLVGADGTAVAAAGGAPTYGLAYYPDDPATRIVAGRAPTGDAEIALESGGLAVSGLAVGDTTTIVVAGDVREVTVVGEVAYDTPAAGTTLVLFPADVALAAFGPLGPAQLAIYAADDVDPETLAADVGDALASAQAAGTVPASDLEVVTGEQLRQESKDAIGEVLGFITTFLLVFAAIALFVGAFIISNTFAMSVRQRMKEFAMLRAVGASPTQVFVSILVQAAVVGLVGSAFGLAGGLALVEGLQAFLAAMGMELGGSVPVDAPTVVVSVLVGTVVSVVAAAVPARRAALVPPVEAMREEVTTTDASLVPRSVVGGVLVALGVAAVALATADPGRAQVGWWLGAGAGGVLVGVLLLAPVLVRAALGWLAWPFAVAVRPMGGLARGNVTRNPRRTANTAGALMIGMALVGAASVIATSTQASVADIVAEQTDADLIVTSASGGVPDGVADAVAAVPGVGRVDEVRYAQAELRDAAGASLTDGPGPGLVVALGPGTLGTTLLVDVVDGDPDAALAAGEAVVNRSIAPDLEVGDTVDVVGATRLTLTVGAVIDGSVPRGPLTVSREVLDEIAPPAAQVVDSLFVQAADDDLDADGLARLQDDVKAAVVPFVVVSVLTSDEFVSQLSSQVDQVLAILYALLGLSIVIAVLGIVNTLALSVIERTREIGLLRAVGLGRLQLSVTIVIESVLTAVFGTAVGLVIGVGLAATLPTIYADQGLSELAIGWANLALMLLVAVVVGVLAAVWPAVRASRLKVLDAVSYE is encoded by the coding sequence ATGCTCAAGGTCGCCCTGCGCGGGATCCGGGCCCACCTCGTCCGGTTCCTCATGTCGCTGCTGGCCGTCGCCCTCGGCGTCGCGTTCGTGGCGGGGAGCTTCGCGCTGCGCGCGATGCTCTCCGGCACGTTCGACCAGATCGTTGACGCCTCGACGCCGGCCGACGTGTACGTCCGCGTCGCTCCCCAGGGGTCCGGCGACGGCGGCGACCCCGATGCGGCCGACGGCGGGTCCGGTGACGCCGGCGGGTCCGGCATGGCCGCGCTCGCCGGCGCGGCCGCACCCGTCCCGCCCGAGGCGCAGGCCGTCGTCGAGGCCGTCCCGAGCGTCGCCCAGGTGCTGCCGGAGGTCCAGGGCAGCCTCGTGCTCGTCGGGGCCGACGGGACGGCCGTCGCCGCGGCGGGCGGGGCGCCGACCTACGGCCTCGCCTACTACCCGGACGACCCCGCGACGCGGATCGTCGCGGGCCGTGCCCCGACCGGGGACGCCGAGATCGCGCTCGAGAGCGGCGGCCTCGCCGTCTCGGGGCTCGCGGTCGGGGACACCACGACGATCGTCGTCGCCGGCGACGTCCGCGAGGTGACCGTCGTGGGCGAGGTCGCCTACGACACCCCGGCGGCCGGGACGACGCTCGTGCTGTTCCCCGCGGACGTCGCGCTGGCGGCCTTCGGCCCCCTGGGTCCGGCGCAGCTCGCGATCTACGCGGCCGACGACGTCGACCCGGAGACGCTGGCCGCCGACGTCGGGGACGCCCTCGCCAGCGCGCAGGCGGCCGGGACCGTGCCCGCGAGCGACCTCGAGGTCGTGACCGGCGAGCAGCTCCGGCAGGAGAGCAAGGACGCGATCGGCGAGGTCCTCGGGTTCATCACGACGTTCCTGCTCGTCTTCGCCGCGATCGCGCTGTTCGTCGGCGCGTTCATCATCTCCAACACCTTCGCGATGAGCGTGCGCCAGCGGATGAAGGAGTTCGCGATGCTCCGCGCGGTCGGCGCCTCGCCGACACAGGTGTTCGTCTCGATCCTCGTCCAGGCCGCGGTCGTCGGGCTCGTCGGCTCGGCGTTCGGCCTCGCGGGCGGCCTCGCGCTCGTCGAGGGCCTCCAGGCGTTCCTCGCGGCGATGGGGATGGAGCTCGGCGGGTCCGTCCCGGTCGACGCGCCGACCGTCGTCGTCTCCGTCCTCGTCGGCACGGTGGTGAGCGTCGTCGCCGCGGCGGTGCCGGCGCGCCGCGCGGCGCTCGTGCCGCCCGTCGAGGCGATGCGCGAGGAGGTCACGACGACGGACGCCTCGCTCGTCCCGCGCTCCGTCGTCGGCGGGGTGCTCGTCGCGCTCGGGGTCGCGGCCGTCGCGCTGGCGACCGCCGACCCCGGCCGCGCCCAGGTCGGCTGGTGGCTGGGTGCCGGCGCGGGCGGCGTCCTCGTCGGCGTGCTGCTGCTCGCGCCCGTGCTCGTCCGGGCCGCGCTCGGCTGGCTCGCCTGGCCCTTCGCCGTCGCCGTCCGGCCGATGGGCGGTCTCGCCCGCGGGAACGTGACGCGCAACCCGCGCCGGACGGCGAACACGGCCGGTGCGCTCATGATCGGGATGGCGCTCGTCGGCGCGGCCAGCGTCATCGCCACGTCGACGCAGGCGAGCGTCGCCGACATCGTCGCCGAGCAGACGGACGCGGACCTCATCGTCACGTCGGCGTCCGGCGGCGTGCCGGACGGTGTCGCCGACGCGGTCGCGGCCGTGCCCGGCGTCGGCCGCGTCGACGAGGTGAGGTACGCCCAGGCGGAGCTGCGGGACGCGGCCGGAGCCTCGCTGACGGACGGGCCGGGGCCGGGGCTGGTGGTCGCTCTCGGGCCGGGGACGCTCGGCACGACACTGCTCGTCGACGTGGTCGACGGCGATCCCGACGCGGCGCTCGCCGCAGGCGAGGCCGTGGTCAACCGGTCCATCGCGCCCGACCTCGAGGTGGGGGACACCGTCGACGTGGTCGGCGCCACGCGGCTGACGCTGACGGTCGGGGCGGTCATCGACGGCTCGGTGCCCCGCGGCCCCTTGACGGTGAGCCGCGAGGTGCTCGACGAGATCGCGCCGCCGGCGGCGCAGGTGGTCGACTCGCTGTTCGTCCAGGCGGCGGACGACGATCTCGACGCCGACGGGCTCGCCCGGCTCCAGGACGACGTCAAGGCGGCGGTCGTCCCGTTCGTCGTCGTCTCGGTCCTCACGAGCGACGAGTTCGTCTCGCAGCTGTCGAGCCAGGTGGACCAGGTGCTCGCCATCCTCTACGCGCTGCTCGGGCTCTCGATCGTCATCGCGGTGCTCGGAATCGTCAACACCCTGGCGCTGTCCGTCATCGAGCGGACGCGGGAGATCGGGCTGCTGCGCGCGGTCGGGCTCGGCCGGCTCCAGCTCTCGGTGACCATCGTCATCGAGTCGGTGCTCACGGCCGTGTTCGGGACGGCGGTCGGGCTGGTCATCGGGGTCGGGCTCGCCGCGACGCTGCCGACGATCTACGCCGACCAGGGGCTGTCGGAGCTGGCGATCGGGTGGGCCAACCTCGCCCTGATGCTGCTCGTGGCGGTCGTGGTCGGCGTGCTGGCCGCGGTGTGGCCGGCCGTCCGGGCGTCGCGGCTCAAGGTGCTGGACGCCGTCAGCTACGAGTGA
- a CDS encoding ABC transporter ATP-binding protein, with protein MPHGTTPSATGEVIASARDLRKVYGRGDTEVRALDGVDVDLERGSFTAIMGPSGSGKSTLMHCMAGLDRPTSGSVVVDGEEIATKSERQLTRLRRTRLGFVFQAFNLIPTLTARENITLPLDIARRPVDEDYLRLVVDAVGLADRLDHKPGQLSGGQQQRVACARALVARPAVVFADEPTGNLDSTSSGEVLSFLRSSVEELGQSVVMVTHDPTAASYAHRVLFLADGRLVAELADPTPDSVLQALAGLRRAG; from the coding sequence CTGCCGCACGGCACCACCCCCAGCGCGACCGGAGAGGTCATCGCGAGCGCGCGTGATCTGCGCAAGGTCTACGGACGCGGCGACACCGAGGTCCGCGCGCTCGACGGCGTCGACGTCGACCTCGAGCGCGGGTCGTTCACGGCGATCATGGGCCCATCGGGCTCGGGCAAGTCGACGCTCATGCACTGCATGGCCGGCCTTGACCGCCCGACGTCGGGCAGCGTCGTCGTCGACGGCGAGGAGATCGCGACCAAGAGCGAGCGGCAGCTGACGCGGCTGCGCCGGACGCGGCTGGGCTTCGTGTTCCAGGCGTTCAACCTCATCCCGACGCTCACCGCGCGGGAGAACATCACCCTGCCGCTCGACATCGCGCGGCGTCCGGTCGACGAGGACTACCTGCGGCTCGTGGTCGACGCCGTCGGTCTCGCCGACCGGCTGGACCACAAGCCGGGCCAGCTCTCCGGCGGTCAGCAGCAGCGGGTCGCCTGCGCGCGAGCGCTCGTCGCGCGGCCGGCCGTCGTGTTCGCCGACGAGCCGACGGGCAACCTCGACTCGACCTCGTCGGGGGAGGTGCTCTCCTTCCTGCGCTCGAGCGTGGAGGAGCTGGGCCAGTCCGTCGTCATGGTGACGCACGACCCCACCGCGGCCTCCTACGCGCACCGCGTGCTGTTCCTCGCGGACGGCCGGCTCGTCGCCGAGCTCGCCGACCCGACACCCGACTCCGTGCTCCAGGCGCTCGCCGGCCTCCGGCGCGCCGGCTGA
- a CDS encoding FAD-dependent oxidoreductase, with amino-acid sequence MRSDVTFRVAVVGAGPAGIYASDILSRALPGTEIDLFDRLPAPYGLVRYGVAPDHPRIKAIVGALDKILARGDIRLVGNVEIGDAENGLSVAELGRYYDAVVLATGAIRDADLPIPGIDLPGSFGAADFVSWYDAHPDYPSAWPLEAREIAVIGAGNVALDVARMLAKHPRDLASTEIPEQVMRGLEASPVTDVHVFARRGPAQAKFSPLELRELGHVPDVDVLVDPEDFQFDAGSEEAMASSNQTKQVVATLMDWALVDPSASTASRRIHLHFLHRPVEVLGGVDDDGVTRVAGLRTERTELVGDGTARGTGVLVDTPVQAVYRAVGYFGSPVPGVPFDDARGVIPNAGGRVLDDAGRPVPGLYATGWIKRGPVGLIGSTKSDAQETIRHLSEDLASGIALGSTPRSDEDVVEVLASRGIPVVTWEGWELLQAHERALGAEQGRERVKVTTRQEMTDISRGARV; translated from the coding sequence ATGAGGTCCGACGTGACTTTCCGTGTTGCCGTGGTCGGTGCCGGTCCTGCCGGCATCTACGCCTCCGACATCCTCTCCCGCGCCCTGCCCGGCACGGAGATCGACCTGTTCGATCGCCTCCCGGCGCCGTACGGCCTCGTGCGCTACGGGGTCGCGCCGGACCACCCGAGGATCAAGGCGATCGTCGGGGCGCTCGACAAGATCCTCGCGCGCGGCGACATCCGCCTGGTCGGCAACGTCGAGATCGGCGACGCCGAGAACGGCCTGTCGGTCGCGGAGCTCGGCCGGTACTACGACGCCGTCGTCCTCGCCACCGGCGCCATCCGCGACGCCGACCTCCCCATCCCCGGGATCGACCTGCCCGGCAGCTTCGGCGCCGCCGACTTCGTCTCCTGGTACGACGCCCACCCCGACTACCCGTCGGCGTGGCCGCTGGAGGCCCGCGAGATCGCGGTCATCGGCGCCGGCAACGTCGCGCTGGACGTGGCCCGGATGCTGGCCAAGCACCCGCGCGACCTCGCCTCGACCGAGATCCCCGAGCAGGTGATGCGCGGGCTGGAGGCCTCGCCGGTCACGGACGTCCACGTGTTCGCGCGCCGCGGGCCGGCCCAGGCGAAGTTCTCGCCGCTGGAGCTGCGCGAGCTGGGCCACGTCCCCGACGTCGACGTGCTCGTCGACCCCGAGGACTTCCAGTTCGACGCGGGCTCGGAGGAGGCGATGGCGTCCTCCAACCAGACGAAGCAGGTCGTCGCGACGCTCATGGACTGGGCCCTGGTCGACCCGAGCGCGTCCACCGCCTCGCGCCGCATCCACCTGCACTTCCTCCACCGCCCCGTCGAGGTGCTGGGCGGCGTGGACGACGACGGCGTGACCCGCGTCGCCGGCCTGCGGACCGAGCGCACCGAGCTGGTCGGGGACGGCACCGCCCGCGGCACCGGCGTCCTCGTCGACACCCCGGTGCAGGCGGTCTACCGCGCCGTGGGGTACTTCGGCTCCCCGGTGCCGGGCGTCCCGTTCGACGACGCCCGCGGCGTCATCCCGAACGCCGGCGGTCGCGTGCTGGACGACGCGGGCCGTCCGGTCCCCGGCCTGTACGCCACCGGCTGGATCAAGCGCGGCCCGGTCGGGCTCATCGGCTCCACCAAGTCGGACGCGCAGGAGACGATCCGCCACCTGAGCGAGGACCTCGCGTCGGGGATCGCGCTGGGCTCGACGCCCCGCTCCGACGAGGACGTGGTCGAGGTGCTCGCGTCGCGCGGGATCCCGGTCGTCACCTGGGAGGGGTGGGAGCTCCTCCAGGCCCACGAGCGCGCGCTCGGCGCCGAGCAGGGGCGCGAGCGGGTCAAGGTGACCACGCGCCAGGAGATGACCGACATCAGCCGCGGCGCCCGGGTCTAG
- a CDS encoding DUF6571 family protein produces the protein MATLEDVRSWEPGTLSSAADTLVAARTKLVHGSDDLVDGRPPASWTTADATPAATEIASIESSLATQVAEISTVVSALDAASSSIATAKNDIEAALGQASANGITVDLTTGAVTSTRTFTQEQEAERQDLQRIVDDVAAQLTSALEAATTADADLSAVLTSAATTDDAAGPSLEAIDAFLDLPPGKKVDYLLDHPELAEGLLPYASDDVKDEVGRELGERFDAIGRDPRQTMLQDPETLARYTAYLEGFGGDGTVMAALYTRLGPDGLTAALGTIGDSMLNSAYSEEQADLAVRLRDGLGVASTSDGFDGERFGRDLVRYAAPSGRSPLSEDELRLFDDAYPYAGSDPSVLDFLMRDGDYSGQLVRGVADELDAFERADPMSAQTWYSHGASPLGTIGLGPDEWARPTDPMAAVMGQLGRHPEEALRFFDPPSPYCTADVDVDAQSRAQYYFAERDWRSDGYEGVSQAVHAIGTDPDLRAAEPGRTAMTVSRFFDEITDNDHFTADDAKPASPIIGDLMKHYMPSLQSSINAPDSGPDTIDFDRDQYLPELLDQPQLDDAAGRSLLAVAMASDEGMARVAEGFAGYRQMLFNSFAGAGLDVRADGEVLRNYMESAATLEGHVQKIAGDAAIDRGREVDAQIATFTDLVSDAAGWIPVPGADVVGDVVGTVGKNAYTWMVSEGRSWSVSEINGLVADNESTARALANEEARVGQDKVFVSTYLALAEAGIVDLPADWRVGADGAPVQVSDITVQQLQQYRADVTGGGVAFLNEQNLLDAYGRSFETYWADR, from the coding sequence ATGGCGACGCTGGAGGACGTCCGGTCCTGGGAGCCCGGGACGCTGTCATCGGCGGCCGACACGCTCGTCGCCGCCCGCACCAAGCTCGTGCACGGCAGCGACGACCTCGTCGACGGCCGTCCGCCGGCGAGCTGGACGACGGCCGACGCGACCCCCGCGGCGACCGAGATCGCGTCGATCGAGTCGAGCCTCGCCACGCAGGTGGCGGAGATCTCGACGGTGGTCTCGGCGCTGGACGCCGCGTCGTCGTCGATCGCCACCGCCAAGAACGACATCGAGGCGGCGCTGGGCCAGGCGTCGGCGAACGGCATCACGGTCGACCTCACGACCGGCGCGGTCACCTCCACCAGGACGTTCACGCAGGAGCAGGAGGCGGAGCGGCAGGACCTCCAGCGGATCGTCGACGACGTCGCGGCCCAGCTCACCTCCGCCCTGGAGGCGGCGACGACGGCGGACGCGGACCTCAGCGCGGTCCTGACGTCGGCCGCGACGACCGACGACGCGGCCGGGCCCTCGCTCGAGGCGATCGACGCGTTCCTCGACCTGCCGCCGGGAAAGAAGGTCGACTACCTGCTCGACCACCCCGAGCTGGCCGAGGGCCTGCTCCCGTACGCGAGCGACGACGTCAAGGACGAGGTCGGCCGCGAGCTCGGCGAGCGGTTCGACGCGATCGGCCGCGACCCCCGGCAGACGATGCTCCAGGACCCGGAGACGCTCGCGCGGTACACCGCCTACCTCGAGGGCTTCGGCGGGGACGGGACGGTCATGGCTGCGTTGTACACGCGGCTCGGACCGGACGGGCTGACGGCGGCGCTCGGCACGATCGGCGACTCGATGCTCAACTCGGCCTACTCCGAGGAACAGGCGGACCTCGCGGTCAGGCTGCGGGACGGGCTCGGGGTCGCGTCGACGTCGGACGGGTTCGACGGCGAGAGGTTCGGGCGGGACCTCGTCCGCTACGCCGCACCGTCGGGACGCTCGCCGCTGTCCGAGGACGAGCTGCGCCTGTTCGATGACGCCTACCCGTACGCGGGATCCGACCCGTCCGTCCTCGACTTCCTCATGCGGGACGGCGACTACTCGGGCCAGCTCGTGCGGGGCGTCGCGGACGAGCTGGACGCGTTCGAGCGCGCGGACCCGATGTCGGCGCAGACGTGGTACTCCCACGGCGCCTCGCCCCTCGGCACGATCGGTCTCGGGCCCGACGAGTGGGCGCGGCCGACGGATCCGATGGCCGCCGTCATGGGGCAGCTCGGCAGGCACCCGGAGGAGGCGCTGCGGTTCTTCGATCCGCCCAGCCCGTACTGCACGGCCGACGTCGACGTCGACGCGCAGTCGCGGGCGCAGTACTACTTCGCCGAGCGCGACTGGCGCAGCGACGGGTACGAGGGCGTCTCCCAGGCGGTGCACGCGATCGGCACCGACCCCGACCTGCGGGCCGCCGAGCCCGGTCGGACCGCGATGACCGTCTCGCGCTTCTTCGACGAGATCACGGACAACGATCACTTCACCGCGGACGACGCGAAGCCCGCCTCGCCGATCATCGGCGACCTCATGAAGCACTACATGCCGTCGCTGCAGTCCTCGATCAACGCTCCGGACTCGGGTCCGGACACGATCGACTTCGACCGGGACCAGTACCTCCCGGAGCTCCTCGACCAGCCGCAGCTGGACGACGCGGCTGGCCGGTCCCTGCTCGCGGTCGCCATGGCGTCCGACGAGGGGATGGCCCGCGTCGCCGAGGGCTTCGCCGGCTATCGGCAGATGCTCTTCAACTCCTTCGCTGGTGCGGGCCTCGACGTCCGCGCCGACGGCGAGGTGCTGCGCAACTACATGGAGAGCGCCGCGACCCTGGAGGGGCACGTCCAGAAGATCGCCGGCGACGCCGCGATCGACCGGGGGCGCGAGGTCGACGCGCAGATCGCGACCTTCACCGACCTGGTGTCGGATGCGGCCGGCTGGATCCCCGTCCCCGGCGCGGACGTGGTCGGGGACGTCGTCGGGACGGTCGGGAAGAACGCGTACACCTGGATGGTGAGCGAGGGGCGCTCGTGGTCCGTCAGCGAGATCAACGGGCTCGTGGCCGACAACGAGTCCACGGCGAGAGCCCTGGCCAACGAGGAGGCCCGGGTCGGTCAGGACAAGGTGTTCGTCTCGACCTACCTGGCGTTGGCTGAGGCCGGGATCGTCGACCTTCCGGCCGACTGGCGGGTCGGCGCCGACGGGGCTCCCGTGCAGGTCTCGGACATCACGGTCCAGCAGCTGCAGCAGTACCGCGCCGACGTGACCGGCGGCGGGGTCGCCTTCCTGAACGAGCAGAACCTGCTCGACGCCTACGGTCGTTCGTTCGAGACGTACTGGGCGGACAGGTGA
- a CDS encoding type VII secretion target yields MGTVNTAELRAAATKLDSASETIGANVPALSGVGTALPGSTSAGAATSLDSAWSTAFEGLGERVSASATSYRACADAWDATDQTVADSLDDDGEG; encoded by the coding sequence GTGGGAACGGTGAACACGGCGGAGCTGCGCGCCGCCGCCACCAAGCTCGACTCCGCGTCGGAGACGATCGGGGCCAACGTCCCCGCGCTCTCGGGTGTCGGGACGGCGCTGCCCGGGAGCACGAGCGCGGGCGCCGCGACCTCGCTGGACTCGGCGTGGAGCACGGCGTTCGAGGGCCTCGGTGAGCGCGTGAGCGCGAGCGCGACGAGCTACCGCGCGTGCGCCGACGCCTGGGACGCCACGGACCAGACGGTCGCGGACTCCCTCGACGACGACGGGGAGGGCTGA